A part of Methanomassiliicoccaceae archaeon genomic DNA contains:
- a CDS encoding tetratricopeptide repeat protein, translated as MFGREGSLWKLKRAAKSGDCEAAFEVGACYLNGIGVDKDADRAVEFFKMGAENGSPGAALTLGDMLEHGFINNDGQRIADFDVAFQLFKIASDGGLAAGTYRMGLMYRDGKGVPQDMAAALILITDAACRGFDQAQMALFYMYRDGCGTDCDMGRAIEYLKMAAEKRNEEAISKLEDLSFKGCNDIEK; from the coding sequence ATGTTCGGTCGCGAAGGAAGCCTGTGGAAGCTCAAGAGAGCGGCCAAATCCGGGGACTGCGAGGCCGCGTTCGAGGTCGGGGCATGCTATCTGAACGGCATAGGCGTCGACAAGGACGCGGACAGGGCCGTAGAATTCTTCAAAATGGGCGCCGAGAACGGTTCGCCAGGCGCTGCGCTGACCCTCGGAGACATGCTGGAGCACGGTTTCATAAACAATGACGGCCAGAGGATTGCCGATTTCGATGTTGCATTCCAGCTGTTCAAAATAGCATCGGACGGCGGACTTGCCGCCGGAACTTACCGTATGGGCCTGATGTACAGGGACGGCAAGGGCGTCCCCCAGGACATGGCTGCCGCCCTGATACTGATAACCGATGCCGCCTGCAGAGGGTTCGACCAGGCGCAGATGGCCTTATTCTACATGTACAGGGACGGTTGCGGCACGGATTGCGATATGGGAAGAGCTATCGAATATCTTAAAATGGCCGCAGAAAAAAGAAACGAAGAGGCTATTTCCAAACTAGAGGACCTTTCTTTTAAAGGCTGCAATGACATTGAAAAATGA
- a CDS encoding 2-oxoacid:acceptor oxidoreductase family protein, which translates to MVPMDMEIVWHGRGGQGVVTANEILAEAAISAGKYVKAFPEFGPERMGAPIKGFTRISDKPVRVHSQVYEPDIVIVLDGTLIGKVDVAAGLKENGFILANYDGTPAELRAAIGTDLECHTVNATKISIEEIGRPMANTSMLGALVKLRPIVEFDMIAEHVISKLGAKLSEKVINSNLSALKRAYEEVQ; encoded by the coding sequence ATGGTCCCCATGGATATGGAAATAGTTTGGCATGGTAGGGGCGGGCAGGGTGTCGTCACCGCGAACGAGATCCTCGCCGAAGCAGCTATCAGTGCCGGAAAGTATGTGAAAGCATTCCCTGAGTTTGGGCCGGAGAGGATGGGAGCTCCGATCAAAGGGTTCACCAGGATTTCCGATAAACCTGTCAGGGTGCACAGCCAAGTGTACGAGCCTGACATAGTGATCGTGTTGGACGGCACTCTTATCGGCAAGGTCGACGTGGCCGCCGGACTGAAAGAGAACGGTTTCATATTGGCCAACTACGACGGTACGCCGGCCGAACTTCGAGCCGCGATCGGAACGGATCTGGAGTGTCACACGGTCAATGCCACCAAGATCTCTATCGAGGAGATCGGGAGGCCCATGGCCAACACGTCCATGCTGGGCGCCCTCGTCAAGTTAAGGCCTATCGTGGAGTTCGACATGATAGCCGAACATGTTATCAGCAAGCTCGGAGCAAAGCTTTCCGAGAAGGTCATCAACAGCAATCTTTCAGCTCTCAAGAGGGCATACGAGGAGGTGCAGTGA
- the porA gene encoding pyruvate ferredoxin oxidoreductase, with protein MAKKKLEDIAINGDGAVAYAWKQIDPDVCAAYPITPQTIIVEDFSKFVANGEVKTEYVCVESEHSALTLCAASCSAGARTFTATASQGLAYMWEMLPITSAMRVPVVMAVANRAVSGPININNDHGDAMAARDTGWIQMFADNVQSAYDNAIIAPRIAEHPDVQLPIITNLDGFILTHAVERMTPIDTEDVKKFVGEFEPVCPLLDYKHPTSHGMLDGPDFYYAHKHQQVEAMDKALEVSEQVFKEFKKLTGREYHLVDEYRCDDAEYVAIILGSSYGTMQETVDQMREAGIKVGAAMPHIYRPWPEKELARIMKGKKAVAIFDKHVSLGAYGPMYSEVVAAAADLEKMPKMYNFIYGIGGADTSVSILKGAMESIVKGTADKINYAGMKL; from the coding sequence ATGGCAAAGAAGAAACTGGAAGATATAGCGATAAACGGCGACGGAGCCGTCGCATACGCATGGAAGCAGATCGATCCCGACGTGTGCGCCGCATACCCCATCACCCCTCAAACCATCATCGTCGAGGACTTCTCCAAGTTCGTCGCGAACGGGGAAGTTAAAACCGAGTACGTCTGCGTCGAGTCGGAGCACAGCGCCCTGACCCTCTGCGCGGCGTCCTGCTCGGCAGGCGCTAGGACTTTCACAGCCACGGCGTCCCAGGGACTGGCGTACATGTGGGAGATGCTCCCCATAACGTCGGCAATGAGGGTTCCGGTCGTCATGGCCGTAGCCAACAGGGCGGTCAGCGGTCCGATAAACATCAACAACGACCACGGCGACGCCATGGCTGCGAGGGACACGGGCTGGATACAGATGTTCGCCGACAATGTCCAGAGCGCTTATGACAACGCTATCATAGCGCCCAGGATAGCGGAGCATCCGGACGTGCAGCTTCCGATAATAACGAATCTGGACGGTTTCATCCTGACCCATGCGGTCGAAAGGATGACCCCGATCGATACCGAGGACGTCAAGAAGTTCGTCGGCGAGTTCGAACCGGTCTGCCCGTTGCTTGACTATAAGCACCCAACATCCCACGGGATGCTGGACGGGCCGGACTTCTACTATGCGCACAAGCACCAGCAGGTCGAGGCTATGGACAAGGCACTTGAGGTCTCCGAGCAGGTGTTCAAGGAATTCAAGAAGCTGACCGGCAGGGAATACCACCTTGTGGACGAGTACAGGTGCGACGACGCAGAGTACGTCGCCATAATCCTCGGATCATCCTACGGGACGATGCAGGAGACCGTCGACCAGATGCGCGAAGCTGGCATCAAGGTCGGGGCGGCAATGCCCCACATATACAGACCTTGGCCGGAGAAAGAGCTTGCCAGGATAATGAAGGGCAAGAAGGCGGTCGCAATATTCGACAAGCACGTGAGCCTTGGAGCATATGGGCCCATGTACTCGGAGGTGGTCGCTGCGGCGGCCGACCTTGAAAAGATGCCGAAGATGTACAATTTCATATACGGCATCGGAGGAGCGGACACAAGCGTGTCGATCCTCAAGGGCGCGATGGAATCGATAGTCAAGGGTACTGCAGACAAGATCAACTATGCGGGGATGAAATTATGA
- a CDS encoding thiamine pyrophosphate-dependent enzyme, translating to MMSTSLKNLNQLPVKLTSGHRLCAGCGEPLLVKQILMGTQRPLVVSLSTGCFEVSTTVYPYTSWNVPLIHTAFGNGAATCAGVEAAYQSLRKQGKIKEEMDFVNFAGDGATYDIGLQALSGAMERGHKMLYVCMNNEAYMNTGIQRSSATGMGADTTTSPAGSVSPGKQEYSKDLTAIMVAHNIPYVAQASPHNWRDTVEKAKKGFNCGGPAFINAITPCPRGWRTSPSMTVDMAQLAVETCVWPLYEVVDGKYALTAESLKIAEGKIEKKPVTDWINAQGRYRHLKEERWAHVVDKMQANIDKRWEKLIRLSKD from the coding sequence ATGATGAGCACATCGCTAAAAAATCTCAATCAACTGCCTGTCAAGCTGACGAGCGGGCACAGGCTCTGCGCCGGATGCGGCGAACCTCTTCTCGTCAAGCAGATACTGATGGGCACCCAGAGGCCGCTCGTGGTCTCTCTCTCCACCGGATGCTTCGAAGTTTCCACGACCGTGTATCCGTATACGTCGTGGAACGTGCCCCTGATACACACCGCGTTCGGAAACGGTGCGGCAACATGCGCAGGGGTCGAGGCTGCATATCAGTCCCTCAGGAAGCAGGGAAAGATCAAAGAGGAGATGGATTTCGTCAACTTCGCAGGGGACGGTGCCACTTACGACATCGGCCTCCAGGCGCTCTCCGGAGCGATGGAGAGGGGACACAAGATGCTGTATGTATGTATGAACAACGAGGCGTACATGAACACAGGCATCCAGAGATCTAGCGCTACCGGTATGGGGGCCGACACCACCACCTCGCCCGCGGGGTCGGTTTCCCCGGGAAAGCAGGAGTATTCCAAAGACCTAACGGCCATAATGGTCGCACACAACATCCCGTACGTCGCACAGGCGTCCCCCCACAACTGGAGGGACACAGTCGAAAAGGCCAAGAAGGGATTCAACTGCGGAGGCCCCGCGTTCATCAATGCGATAACTCCTTGCCCCAGGGGCTGGAGGACTTCTCCCTCGATGACCGTGGACATGGCGCAGCTGGCCGTGGAAACCTGCGTCTGGCCTCTCTACGAGGTCGTCGACGGCAAGTACGCGCTGACAGCCGAAAGCCTCAAGATCGCCGAAGGGAAGATCGAGAAGAAGCCGGTAACCGACTGGATCAATGCCCAGGGAAGATACAGGCACCTCAAGGAAGAGCGCTGGGCCCACGTCGTTGACAAGATGCAGGCCAACATCGATAAGAGATGGGAAAAGCTCATCCGCCTTTCTAAGGATTAA
- a CDS encoding AAA family ATPase, with the protein MKIFIVTGMPGSGKEELLTVARDMNIPFLRMGDIVREQYAKYHSEKGLTIGEFADKARKKKGKDIWAKMAMEKMAGNIFLVDGCRSMEEVDAFRTLSEDVYIIAIHSSPDTRYGRLVRRGREDAPREWVEFADRDTREISWGQAEVIALADIMFINESTLEDFHSDVQKALEEIRV; encoded by the coding sequence ATGAAAATATTCATCGTCACCGGAATGCCCGGATCGGGCAAGGAGGAACTGCTCACAGTAGCTCGTGACATGAATATCCCGTTCCTGAGGATGGGGGACATCGTACGCGAGCAATACGCGAAATACCATTCCGAAAAGGGCCTTACGATCGGCGAGTTCGCCGACAAGGCCAGGAAAAAGAAGGGTAAGGACATATGGGCCAAGATGGCCATGGAGAAGATGGCCGGCAATATCTTCCTGGTCGACGGATGCAGGAGCATGGAAGAGGTCGACGCCTTCAGGACACTGAGCGAGGATGTGTATATCATCGCGATACATTCGAGCCCGGACACGAGGTACGGGAGGCTTGTCAGGCGCGGGAGGGAGGATGCCCCCAGAGAATGGGTGGAGTTCGCCGACCGCGATACCCGGGAGATATCCTGGGGACAGGCGGAGGTAATAGCCCTCGCCGACATAATGTTCATCAACGAATCGACGCTCGAGGACTTCCACAGTGATGTGCAGAAGGCCTTGGAGGAAATCAGGGTATGA
- the ppsA gene encoding phosphoenolpyruvate synthase: MENRIVDVNELRVEDIPLVGGKGANLGELTFAGFPVPGAFVLTTNAYDYFFNKNTLTKAVEKELMTIDDSSDQNLAEASDRIRKLIETGEIPDDLRSEILSKYNVLFPKGKKGFVAVRSSATAEDLPDASFAGQQETYLNVMGEEDLLDKVRKCWSSLFTARAISYRQKRGYASEEIKLAVVVQKMVNSECSGIMFTVDPNSGANNIIVEAGYGLGEAIVGGEVTPDTYVVDKTEMKIIKEKTRRSTQKWKYVRGKNGGAVKKDVAPELESAQKIPDDRILEIAEIGRQIEIHYQKPMDMEWCIEDGKVFIVQARPITAVGDSKTNESAGNDVSQESIITTGMGASPGLSTGRVVVYDVSMSLDVIKDGDVLVTTMTMPDMVPAMSRAVAIVTDEGGMTCHAAIISRELGTPCIVGTGNATSVLRDGMIVTVDGTTGTVYKGEIRKKTAAQHTDTQSVAAEYVPVTGTKIMVNMSMPTKADEVAALPCDGVGLMRSEFLFTNYIGEHPMSVIADGRSDELIEKLAEGIAKVARAFYPRPVVLRTSDFKTNEYRDMRGGADYEPNEDNPMIGWRGCSRYVSPDYRDAFICELRAIKKVRDEMGLKNLNIMLPFVRTIEEVQDITEMMREIGLKRGINLKLYLMAEVPVNIFMAEEFCQYCDSFSIGSNDLTQLVLGVDRDSDVLGRMGYFDERNEGVKRAIKQLIEVAHKNGKTVGICGQGPSVYPEFAEFLVECGIDSISLNPDTVVKTKRAIASVEQKIMLRQLHELTRKS; the protein is encoded by the coding sequence ATGGAAAATAGAATTGTAGATGTCAATGAGCTGCGTGTCGAGGACATTCCGCTGGTAGGTGGTAAAGGAGCAAACCTTGGAGAACTGACCTTTGCCGGTTTCCCGGTTCCGGGGGCTTTTGTTCTGACAACTAACGCTTATGACTATTTCTTTAACAAGAATACTCTGACGAAGGCTGTCGAAAAAGAGCTGATGACGATCGATGATAGTTCGGACCAGAATCTGGCCGAAGCGTCCGACCGTATCAGAAAGCTGATCGAAACGGGGGAGATCCCCGATGACCTGAGGTCGGAGATCCTGTCCAAGTACAACGTCCTGTTCCCGAAGGGAAAGAAGGGATTCGTCGCCGTACGGTCGAGCGCTACGGCCGAGGACCTGCCGGACGCCAGTTTCGCCGGCCAGCAGGAGACGTATCTCAACGTCATGGGGGAGGAGGACCTTTTAGATAAGGTCAGGAAATGCTGGTCCTCGCTGTTCACCGCGAGGGCGATTTCATACCGCCAGAAGCGCGGATACGCCAGCGAGGAGATCAAGCTCGCCGTGGTCGTCCAGAAGATGGTCAACTCCGAATGCTCGGGCATAATGTTCACCGTGGACCCCAACAGCGGGGCCAACAACATAATCGTCGAGGCCGGTTACGGTCTCGGGGAAGCTATCGTCGGCGGAGAGGTCACCCCCGATACATACGTCGTCGACAAAACCGAGATGAAGATCATCAAAGAAAAGACCAGAAGGTCTACGCAGAAATGGAAGTACGTCAGAGGGAAAAACGGCGGGGCCGTCAAAAAGGACGTCGCTCCCGAACTGGAGAGCGCCCAGAAGATCCCTGACGACAGGATACTCGAGATAGCCGAGATAGGAAGACAGATAGAAATCCACTACCAAAAGCCTATGGACATGGAATGGTGCATAGAGGACGGAAAAGTTTTCATAGTACAGGCCAGACCGATCACCGCCGTCGGCGACTCCAAGACCAACGAGTCCGCCGGCAACGACGTATCGCAGGAGAGCATCATCACCACGGGCATGGGCGCGAGCCCCGGACTGTCCACGGGACGCGTTGTAGTCTATGATGTCAGCATGAGCCTGGACGTGATAAAGGACGGCGATGTCCTGGTCACCACCATGACCATGCCCGATATGGTCCCGGCGATGTCCAGGGCCGTGGCGATAGTCACAGACGAAGGAGGAATGACGTGCCACGCCGCCATAATATCCAGGGAACTGGGGACACCGTGCATCGTCGGAACAGGCAACGCGACGTCCGTGCTCAGGGACGGCATGATCGTCACCGTGGATGGGACGACAGGTACGGTCTACAAAGGAGAGATCAGAAAGAAAACGGCGGCACAACACACCGACACGCAGTCTGTGGCCGCCGAATATGTACCTGTGACCGGCACCAAGATAATGGTGAACATGAGCATGCCCACAAAGGCCGACGAGGTGGCAGCATTGCCGTGCGACGGCGTAGGCCTCATGAGAAGCGAGTTCCTATTCACCAACTACATAGGAGAACACCCGATGTCCGTCATAGCCGACGGCCGCTCGGACGAACTGATTGAAAAACTGGCGGAGGGAATAGCTAAGGTTGCGAGGGCGTTCTACCCTCGCCCCGTGGTGCTTAGGACATCCGACTTCAAGACGAACGAGTACCGCGATATGCGCGGCGGTGCGGACTACGAACCGAACGAAGACAACCCGATGATCGGCTGGCGCGGATGCTCCAGATATGTATCCCCGGATTACAGGGACGCGTTCATCTGCGAACTGAGGGCCATAAAGAAGGTCAGGGACGAGATGGGGCTGAAAAACCTGAACATCATGTTGCCGTTCGTAAGGACCATAGAGGAGGTCCAGGACATAACAGAGATGATGAGGGAGATCGGCCTCAAAAGAGGAATCAATCTGAAGCTGTATCTGATGGCCGAAGTTCCGGTCAACATCTTTATGGCCGAGGAGTTCTGCCAATACTGCGATTCGTTCTCGATCGGGTCGAACGACCTGACCCAGCTCGTACTGGGCGTAGACCGCGATTCCGATGTCCTCGGAAGGATGGGATACTTCGACGAGAGAAACGAAGGCGTAAAGAGGGCGATCAAACAGCTGATCGAAGTGGCCCACAAGAACGGAAAGACCGTAGGTATATGCGGCCAAGGCCCCTCCGTCTATCCGGAGTTCGCTGAATTCCTGGTAGAGTGCGGGATAGATTCCATCTCTCTGAACCCGGACACGGTAGTCAAGACCAAGAGGGCCATTGCTTCCGTGGAGCAGAAAATTATGCTCAGGCAGCTGCACGAGCTCACCCGCAAAAGTTAA
- the pyrI gene encoding aspartate carbamoyltransferase regulatory subunit gives MDVKTIKEIKLAPIRNGTVIDHIATGQALNVLKILGVNEYMDSTISVGIHVSSRKSAEWKDIVKIEDCELDQKTVDKIALIAPDATISIIRDYYVAEKFTVTLGDRVMGLAKCCNPNCITNKNEPIETEFVVISRRPTKLRCSYCDRALCNISDNLL, from the coding sequence ATGGATGTCAAAACCATAAAAGAGATCAAACTTGCACCCATAAGGAACGGCACCGTGATAGACCATATAGCCACGGGACAGGCGCTGAACGTGCTGAAGATCCTCGGCGTCAACGAATATATGGATTCGACCATAAGCGTCGGCATACACGTGTCGTCCAGGAAATCGGCCGAATGGAAAGACATCGTCAAGATCGAAGACTGCGAACTCGACCAGAAAACTGTGGACAAGATCGCTCTGATCGCGCCTGATGCCACCATTTCGATAATCAGGGACTACTATGTTGCAGAGAAATTCACGGTAACGCTGGGCGACCGGGTCATGGGGCTTGCTAAGTGTTGCAACCCCAACTGCATCACCAATAAGAACGAGCCTATCGAGACCGAGTTTGTGGTCATCAGCAGGCGCCCCACCAAGCTCAGGTGCTCCTACTGCGACAGGGCATTGTGCAACATCTCGGACAACCTACTATGA
- the pyrB gene encoding aspartate carbamoyltransferase, with amino-acid sequence MDFYDRDVVSIRDLTREEIESILDLSEKMMPYATGEKVNRVLHGKILGNLFFEPSTRTKLSFESAAYRLGCDVIDVSEMSMTSISKGETLADTIRMVDAYCDLIVLRHPYEGAARLAANFSINPVINAGDGAGSHPTQTLLDLFTMRQAKGSLDGLNVVLVGDLKYGRTVHSLAEALTMFGAKLTLVAPDTLQMPDDIVNHIKEKGCRPVKTTSLEEVMDKADVLYVTRIQKERFPDPAEYKKVAGTYRINNSMLREARRDMVIMHPLPRIDEIAPEVDASEHAKYFQQAFNGVPVRMALLCAILGGEL; translated from the coding sequence ATGGACTTCTATGACAGGGACGTCGTTTCCATAAGGGACCTGACGAGGGAAGAGATCGAATCTATTCTCGACCTATCTGAAAAAATGATGCCGTACGCTACCGGCGAAAAGGTCAACCGGGTTCTTCATGGAAAGATACTGGGCAACCTGTTCTTCGAACCTTCTACCCGTACAAAGTTATCGTTCGAAAGCGCCGCGTACAGGCTCGGGTGCGACGTCATAGATGTATCTGAAATGTCAATGACATCCATCTCCAAAGGGGAGACGCTCGCGGACACCATACGGATGGTCGACGCGTACTGCGACCTGATCGTCCTCAGGCACCCCTACGAGGGCGCCGCCCGTCTGGCCGCCAATTTCTCGATAAACCCTGTGATCAATGCCGGCGACGGCGCCGGATCGCACCCGACCCAGACCCTCCTAGACCTTTTCACGATGCGCCAGGCGAAGGGGTCCCTCGACGGTCTGAATGTAGTGCTAGTAGGCGACCTGAAGTACGGAAGGACCGTCCATTCCCTCGCCGAGGCCCTAACGATGTTCGGTGCAAAACTTACACTCGTAGCCCCCGACACGCTGCAGATGCCCGACGACATAGTCAACCACATCAAGGAGAAGGGATGCCGGCCTGTGAAGACCACAAGCCTGGAAGAGGTCATGGACAAGGCGGACGTGCTTTACGTAACGAGAATTCAGAAAGAGCGGTTCCCGGACCCTGCCGAATATAAGAAGGTCGCCGGGACCTACCGTATCAACAATTCAATGCTGAGAGAGGCTAGGAGAGACATGGTCATTATGCATCCTCTACCCAGAATCGACGAGATCGCGCCCGAGGTAGATGCATCGGAGCACGCAAAGTATTTCCAACAGGCATTCAACGGGGTGCCGGTAAGGATGGCCCTGCTATGCGCAATATTGGGAGGCGAGCTCTGA
- a CDS encoding 4Fe-4S binding protein, with translation MAKIKIKDMPIGARVCNPGSSEAILTGDWRSYTPVVDKEKCINCLNCWMFCPDNSVIIKEGKLEGFKMSHCKGCGICAQVCPKKAIKMTEA, from the coding sequence ATGGCAAAGATAAAGATCAAGGACATGCCGATCGGGGCCAGAGTCTGCAATCCCGGAAGCTCCGAGGCGATTCTCACAGGCGACTGGAGATCTTACACCCCCGTGGTCGACAAGGAAAAGTGCATCAACTGCCTGAACTGCTGGATGTTCTGCCCTGACAACTCGGTTATAATCAAAGAAGGCAAGCTCGAAGGATTCAAGATGAGCCACTGCAAAGGCTGCGGCATATGCGCCCAGGTCTGCCCTAAGAAAGCTATCAAAATGACGGAGGCGTGA
- a CDS encoding DUF92 domain-containing protein: MDPLLQATLTVLLSVALSFVAWKVGMLTTDGALAAAAVLLVIGLMGDLYWLIMLVIFAAIGFAATRFAFKKKKEEGLQEGRHGERGWKNIAGVALAPAVVAIADFAVAGYDNMFIIAYIGSIAVAASDTVASEIGVRDKRVWLITTFKRVEAGTNGGVSLLGMYVSLAAAIMVSLIGWTLLFRNLSWLIVIPVVAGLAGNLLDSFFGATIEDRLISKYTNNFITGGAGAVLAAVLYMQF, from the coding sequence ATGGACCCCCTGTTGCAGGCCACGTTGACAGTTTTGCTTTCGGTAGCGCTTTCTTTCGTGGCATGGAAGGTTGGAATGCTCACCACGGACGGCGCGCTTGCGGCCGCCGCGGTGCTGCTGGTCATCGGGCTCATGGGGGACCTATACTGGCTTATCATGCTCGTGATCTTCGCGGCGATAGGTTTTGCTGCAACCAGGTTCGCATTCAAGAAAAAGAAGGAGGAAGGTCTCCAAGAGGGAAGGCACGGCGAGAGGGGCTGGAAGAACATCGCCGGCGTGGCCCTTGCGCCCGCTGTGGTGGCCATCGCTGATTTTGCGGTCGCCGGTTACGACAATATGTTCATAATCGCCTACATAGGCTCTATTGCGGTCGCAGCGTCCGACACCGTGGCGAGCGAGATCGGAGTAAGGGACAAACGCGTATGGCTCATAACCACTTTTAAAAGAGTGGAGGCAGGGACGAACGGTGGAGTGTCATTGCTGGGAATGTACGTATCATTGGCGGCGGCCATAATGGTTTCGCTGATCGGATGGACGCTTCTTTTCCGCAATCTGAGCTGGCTGATCGTCATACCTGTCGTCGCAGGTTTGGCCGGAAATCTTCTGGACAGTTTTTTCGGTGCCACGATAGAGGATCGCCTTATATCGAAATATACAAATAATTTCATAACCGGGGGAGCGGGAGCTGTGCTGGCCGCAGTCCTCTACATGCAGTTTTAA
- a CDS encoding DUF5591 domain-containing protein → MQMLDIITRSHRGRVCEYKDGENVLVTPAAVTLGRSAGPYISLESEGRVLHFMGTDVPLDGGMLTTASSGRGGVRGVYGKVCVLRLPVDGTEEIPENCDMVVVPNAFELRRDARKLLDAVMKVRGLAGFGRLVYMSGIAEPSTVSLLSYMGVDIFDDVLPNAAGLMGMRTIPEGELAVGADMSRENAKELKSEIEKVSMFIASGRLRELVDQRSAASPSSVALLRLYDSQGYDYQEEACTLAGGRFCSNTVQALRRPDVERYRRAIVEQYRKPDHKRILLLLPCSARKPYHTSKSHKAFSSAIHTGDHDTLVHEVILTSPLGLVPRELDVFYPANAYDIPVTGEWNCQEKQMIRSMLSGLLEQGYDKVICHFPDFDMIKDLADMEYTVDNGDPTSFGSLGRLDAALREAARGMDLPGYMVDRKETVRSVLQFQFGQGCADAIMDENTFATGKFPYWKIIREDPEDRTKKTQLGMLTPERGMISLTIEGAEVLSGTGTFIVNMNDFDLKGNLFAVGAVDADPNIRIGGEAVILRNGKVAGVGVAEMCGREMVQLSRGMAVRVRHKSK, encoded by the coding sequence ATGCAGATGCTGGATATTATCACTAGGTCCCATAGGGGAAGGGTCTGCGAATACAAGGACGGAGAAAACGTCCTGGTCACGCCTGCGGCCGTAACTCTGGGCAGGTCTGCCGGACCCTACATATCTCTGGAATCCGAGGGCAGGGTATTGCATTTCATGGGCACGGACGTGCCGCTCGACGGGGGTATGCTCACAACGGCTTCGTCAGGCCGCGGAGGCGTACGCGGGGTTTACGGGAAGGTATGTGTGCTGAGGCTCCCGGTCGACGGCACCGAGGAGATTCCGGAAAACTGCGATATGGTGGTCGTTCCGAACGCTTTCGAGCTAAGACGAGACGCCAGAAAGCTTCTGGACGCCGTTATGAAGGTAAGGGGGCTCGCGGGCTTCGGGCGCCTGGTATACATGTCCGGGATAGCTGAACCCTCCACCGTATCTCTGCTGAGCTACATGGGCGTCGATATTTTCGACGATGTACTTCCGAACGCCGCCGGACTCATGGGCATGAGGACGATCCCGGAGGGCGAGTTGGCCGTGGGAGCCGACATGTCCAGGGAGAACGCGAAGGAGCTGAAGAGCGAGATCGAGAAGGTATCGATGTTCATCGCGTCGGGACGGTTGAGGGAGCTTGTGGACCAGAGGTCAGCGGCCTCGCCGTCCTCCGTTGCGCTTCTTAGGCTGTACGACAGCCAGGGCTACGACTATCAGGAGGAGGCTTGCACTCTCGCAGGAGGGAGGTTCTGCAGCAACACCGTCCAGGCCCTACGCAGGCCGGACGTAGAGCGCTACCGCAGGGCGATAGTCGAGCAGTACAGAAAGCCGGACCACAAAAGGATCTTGTTGCTTCTCCCATGTTCCGCAAGGAAACCCTATCACACTTCAAAATCCCACAAGGCCTTCTCATCGGCCATACACACGGGCGACCACGACACGCTGGTGCACGAGGTGATACTCACATCGCCTCTGGGACTGGTGCCCAGGGAGCTGGATGTTTTCTATCCCGCCAATGCGTATGACATACCGGTCACGGGCGAGTGGAACTGCCAGGAGAAGCAGATGATCAGGTCCATGCTTTCAGGGCTCCTGGAACAGGGATATGACAAAGTGATATGCCACTTCCCGGACTTTGATATGATAAAGGACCTGGCAGACATGGAATATACCGTGGATAACGGGGACCCGACATCGTTCGGATCGCTCGGGCGGCTTGACGCAGCCTTGAGGGAGGCTGCGAGAGGCATGGACCTTCCGGGGTACATGGTCGACCGTAAGGAGACAGTACGTTCGGTCCTGCAGTTCCAGTTCGGGCAGGGGTGCGCAGACGCGATAATGGACGAGAACACGTTCGCAACGGGCAAATTCCCTTATTGGAAGATAATAAGGGAGGACCCAGAAGACCGGACCAAAAAAACCCAGCTCGGGATGCTCACGCCGGAAAGAGGCATGATTTCCCTGACCATCGAGGGTGCGGAAGTACTGTCCGGGACCGGGACATTCATTGTGAATATGAACGATTTCGACCTGAAGGGCAATCTGTTCGCGGTCGGTGCGGTAGATGCGGATCCAAATATAAGGATAGGCGGCGAGGCCGTTATACTGCGTAACGGAAAGGTCGCAGGCGTCGGCGTTGCCGAGATGTGCGGCAGGGAAATGGTCCAGTTGAGCCGTGGCATGGCGGTGCGCGTTCGCCACAAGTCAAAATAA